The following coding sequences are from one Streptomyces sp. NBC_01485 window:
- the glmM gene encoding phosphoglucosamine mutase, which yields MGRLFGTDGVRGVANADLTAEMALGLSVAAAHVLAEAGTFQGHRPVAVVGRDPRASGEFLEAAVVAGLASAGVDVLKVGVLPTPAVAYLTGVLGADLGVMLSASHNAMPDNGIKFFARGGHKLADQLEDRIESVYDEHRTGAPWDRPTGGGVGRVRSYDEGFDRYVAHLIAVLPNRLDGLKIVLDEAHGAAAWVSPEAFARAGAEVVTIGAEPDGLNINDGCGSTHLDKLKAAVIEHGAAFGIAHDGDADRCLAVDHTGEEIDGDQILAVLALSMRERGVLRSDTVVATVMSNLGFKLAMEREGIQLVQAAVGDRYVLEEMKEHGYALGGEQSGHVIILDHATTGDGTLTGLMLAARVVQSGRSLRELASVMERLPQVLINVPDVDRSRVGDSAELAVAVGEAERELGATGRVLLRPSGTEPLVRVMVEAADIDQARAVAGRLADVVKSALG from the coding sequence GTGGGACGACTCTTCGGCACGGACGGCGTGCGCGGTGTCGCCAACGCGGATCTGACGGCGGAGATGGCGCTCGGCCTGTCCGTCGCGGCGGCGCACGTGCTGGCCGAGGCGGGTACCTTCCAGGGGCACCGGCCGGTGGCCGTGGTCGGACGGGATCCGCGCGCGTCCGGGGAGTTCCTGGAGGCCGCCGTGGTGGCCGGCCTGGCGAGCGCCGGTGTGGACGTGCTGAAGGTCGGCGTGCTGCCCACGCCCGCCGTCGCGTACCTGACCGGCGTGCTCGGCGCCGACCTCGGCGTGATGCTCTCCGCCAGCCACAACGCCATGCCCGACAACGGCATCAAGTTCTTCGCCCGCGGCGGCCACAAGCTCGCCGACCAGCTCGAGGACCGGATCGAGTCCGTCTACGACGAGCACCGCACCGGCGCGCCCTGGGACCGGCCGACCGGCGGCGGCGTCGGGCGCGTCCGCTCCTACGACGAGGGGTTCGACCGGTACGTCGCCCACCTCATCGCCGTCCTGCCGAACCGGCTCGACGGGCTGAAGATCGTCCTCGACGAGGCGCACGGCGCTGCGGCGTGGGTGTCCCCGGAGGCGTTCGCGCGGGCCGGCGCGGAGGTCGTGACCATCGGGGCCGAGCCGGACGGGCTCAACATCAACGACGGGTGCGGCTCCACGCACCTGGACAAGCTGAAGGCCGCGGTCATCGAGCACGGGGCCGCCTTCGGCATCGCGCACGACGGGGACGCCGACCGGTGCCTCGCCGTGGACCACACGGGCGAGGAGATCGACGGGGACCAGATCCTCGCCGTGCTCGCCCTGTCCATGCGCGAGCGGGGGGTGCTGCGCTCGGACACCGTCGTCGCGACCGTCATGTCCAACCTCGGCTTCAAGCTGGCCATGGAGCGGGAGGGGATCCAGCTCGTGCAGGCCGCCGTCGGCGACCGGTATGTGCTGGAGGAGATGAAGGAGCACGGGTACGCGCTGGGCGGTGAGCAGTCCGGGCACGTGATCATCCTCGACCACGCGACGACCGGGGACGGGACGCTGACGGGGCTCATGCTGGCGGCCCGGGTCGTCCAGAGCGGGCGCTCGTTGCGGGAACTGGCCTCTGTGATGGAGCGGTTGCCTCAGGTGCTGATCAATGTGCCTGACGTCGACAGGTCCCGTGTCGGGGACTCGGCCGAGCTTGCTGTTGCTGTTGGTGAGGCGGAGCGGGAACTCGGGGCCACCGGGCGGGTGTTGCTTCGGCCTTCCGGGACCGAGCCGTTGGTGCGGGTGATGGTCGAGGCTGCTGATATCGATCAGGCTCGGGCTGTTGCCGGGCGGCTGGCGGATGTTGTGAAGTCGGCGCTGGGTTAG
- the coaA gene encoding type I pantothenate kinase: protein MPRSAHRHRPEATPYVDLTRSEWSALREKTPLPLTAEEVEKLRGLGDVIDLDEVRDIYLPLSRLLNLYVGATDGLRGALNTFLGEQGSQSGTPFVIGVAGSVAVGKSTVARLLQALLSRWPEHPRVELVTTDGFLLPTKELEARGLMARKGFPESYDRRALTRFVADIKAGKDEVTAPVYSHLIYDIVPDRRLTVRRPDILIVEGLNVLQPALPGNDGRTRVGLADYFDFSVYVDASAEDIERWYLSRFGKLRRTAFQNPDSYFRKYTQVSEEEAVDYARTLWRTINKPNLVENIAPTRGRATLVVRKGQDHKVQRLRLRKL, encoded by the coding sequence ATGCCCCGGAGCGCCCACCGGCACAGGCCGGAGGCGACTCCCTACGTCGACCTCACCCGAAGCGAGTGGAGCGCGCTGCGCGAGAAGACGCCGCTGCCGCTGACGGCCGAGGAGGTCGAGAAGCTGCGCGGACTCGGCGACGTCATCGACCTCGACGAGGTGCGCGACATCTACCTCCCGCTCTCCCGCCTCCTCAACCTCTACGTCGGCGCCACCGACGGCCTGCGCGGCGCCCTGAACACCTTCCTCGGCGAACAGGGCTCGCAGTCCGGGACCCCGTTCGTGATAGGCGTCGCGGGCTCCGTCGCCGTGGGAAAGTCCACCGTCGCCCGCCTCCTGCAGGCGCTCCTCTCCCGCTGGCCGGAACACCCCCGCGTGGAACTGGTCACCACGGACGGCTTCCTGCTCCCCACCAAGGAGCTGGAGGCCCGCGGTCTGATGGCGCGGAAAGGTTTCCCCGAGTCCTACGACCGCCGCGCGCTGACCCGCTTCGTGGCCGACATCAAGGCGGGCAAGGACGAGGTCACAGCGCCCGTCTACTCCCACCTGATCTACGACATCGTGCCGGACCGCAGGCTCACCGTCCGCCGCCCCGACATTCTCATCGTCGAGGGCCTGAACGTCCTGCAGCCCGCCCTCCCCGGCAACGACGGCCGCACCCGCGTCGGCCTCGCCGACTACTTCGACTTCAGCGTGTACGTCGACGCGAGCGCCGAGGACATCGAGCGCTGGTACCTCAGCCGGTTCGGGAAACTGCGCCGAACCGCCTTCCAGAACCCCGACTCGTACTTCCGCAAGTACACCCAGGTCTCCGAGGAGGAGGCCGTCGACTACGCCCGCACCCTCTGGCGCACCATCAACAAGCCCAACCTGGTGGAGAACATCGCCCCCACCCGCGGCCGGGCCACCCTCGTGGTCCGCAAGGGCCAGGACCACAAGGTGCAGCGCCTGCGGCTGCGCAAACTCTGA
- a CDS encoding DUF389 domain-containing protein: protein MLHLRLITPSDRTDDVVRLIEKTVGTTHLVVVPGAARNPVGDVVLCDVAREAGDELLTGLQQLGLDKTGSIAVENIDLSLSLRADKAEAEAPGEGADAVLWEHLADATHEESTLSITYIAFITLATMIAACGVVLDSAVLIVGAMAVGPEFGPLAGISTSIVQRAPRLALRSLIALLAGFAVAMAVTVGFSLLMDALGQFSREQLDGPRPQTGFVYAPDPFSFIVAVLAGIAGTLSLTSAKSGALVGVAISVTTVPAAANAAVALSYGDTEQTWGSTEQLLLNLLGIILAGTLTLLAQKALWARQRSITG from the coding sequence ATGCTGCACCTGCGCCTGATCACCCCGTCGGACCGGACCGACGACGTGGTCCGCCTGATCGAGAAGACCGTCGGCACCACCCACCTCGTGGTGGTGCCGGGCGCGGCCCGCAACCCGGTCGGCGACGTCGTCCTGTGCGACGTGGCACGCGAGGCGGGGGACGAACTCCTCACCGGCCTCCAGCAGTTGGGGCTGGACAAGACCGGCTCGATCGCCGTGGAGAACATCGACCTGTCGCTCTCCCTGCGCGCCGACAAGGCCGAGGCGGAGGCGCCCGGCGAGGGCGCCGACGCGGTCCTGTGGGAGCACCTCGCGGACGCCACCCACGAGGAGTCGACGCTCTCCATCACCTACATCGCGTTCATCACCCTCGCCACGATGATCGCGGCCTGCGGTGTGGTGCTCGACAGCGCGGTCCTGATCGTGGGGGCGATGGCCGTGGGCCCCGAGTTCGGCCCGCTGGCCGGCATCTCCACGTCGATCGTGCAGCGCGCACCCCGCCTGGCCCTGCGCTCACTGATCGCCCTGCTGGCCGGCTTCGCGGTGGCCATGGCGGTGACGGTGGGCTTCAGCCTCCTGATGGACGCCCTCGGCCAGTTCAGCAGGGAGCAGTTGGACGGCCCCCGCCCCCAGACCGGCTTCGTCTACGCCCCCGACCCGTTCTCGTTCATCGTGGCCGTCCTGGCAGGCATCGCCGGCACCCTCTCCCTGACCTCCGCGAAGTCCGGCGCCCTGGTGGGCGTGGCCATCTCGGTCACGACGGTCCCGGCAGCCGCCAACGCCGCCGTAGCCCTCAGCTACGGCGACACCGAACAGACCTGGGGCTCAACAGAACAACTCCTGCTGAACCTCCTGGGCATCATCCTGGCCGGCACGCTGACGTTGCTGGCCCAGAAGGCGCTCTGGGCACGGCAACGATCAATCACGGGTTAG